The sequence below is a genomic window from Proteus vulgaris.
ATGTGCAATGCGACTTTGTCTTTCCGTTGCATCATATAAACCCGGATTTCCACCTTCTACAATCAATCCCATTAATCCCGTAGTATCACCAAAACATGCGTGATACATAGAAATTCTGCCACCTAACGAGTAACCAATTAACCAATAGTGGTCAATACCTTGCTCTTTAAGTGTGTCTGTTAGTAACGTACTAACTTCAACAAAATCTTTTGCGCTGATAGATGCAGAGCCACCATGACGAGGCAAATCAATCACAAGTGATGGATATTCATGGCAAGCCTGAATGACTGGCTCCCATTCACAACCTTCACCTAATAGCCCATGTAACCAAACTAACCAAGGCCCTTCATTATGGGTATTATATCGCTGACATGCTAAAGTCATGAGATGTTACCTGTTTTACCAGCTGATTTAATGTTTTTGCACCATCAGTATCATCAACAATTAATTCAATTAATGTCGTTGTTGGCGCCCCTGTCCAGCATGCCTGAACAGTCGTTAGCAGTGCATCCCAACTTGTTGGTGATACATAATGCAAGCCAAACATTGCGGCTGCATGTTTGAAATTTAATGAGTGAGGCATACAGTA
It includes:
- the menH gene encoding 2-succinyl-6-hydroxy-2,4-cyclohexadiene-1-carboxylate synthase, which codes for MTLACQRYNTHNEGPWLVWLHGLLGEGCEWEPVIQACHEYPSLVIDLPRHGGSASISAKDFVEVSTLLTDTLKEQGIDHYWLIGYSLGGRISMYHACFGDTTGLMGLIVEGGNPGLYDATERQSRIAHDKRWAERFRNEPICDVLTQWYQQPVFADLSDEKRQLLVEKRRRNAGFCIAESLETLSLGHQPWLVTELQQLTLPFIWLCGEKDNKFQSIAQQYSLPLTTIPHAGHNAHQAQPVAYAAVINHVLSLFG